The sequence CGCTTTTATTGGCCAGCTCGACCGTCAATCCATCAATGTAAGCGAAGGCCTGTGCAGGCGTAAACTTTTCGATCTTCAATCGCAGCAGGTTGTTCTGTTTCAGATAGGTCTTAAACCGGTTCAGGGCTGATTTATAGGTCTTACTCGAGTTCTTCTTTAACGTATTGCCCTTAACGGACAAGTAGAGGGCTATGGCGGCTTCGATATGGGTTGTAGATTCAACTTTGGCGATCGGTACCGGTTCGTCAACCGGACCATCGTTAATGATAAAGCCTTTCTTGAGTTTCTGATTGACTTCCCGGATGATGGCCGTTGCCTTTTCCTGACGAAGTTTAAGGGTTGGCCCGGTTACCTCGACCCGCTTGCGGACGAGTTTTTCCTTGGCTTCAGACCAGGCGTAGTAATCGACCCACCAGCGTTTGGTCAGGTCGTCATCGTGATCCATCAGCCGGGCCAGCTTGTAGGGATATGCTGATTTTACGCCCATTTTCATTCTGTACTTGTTGTCACAAACCTGTCGCATAGTTGTCACATTGAACCAAGTCACAAAAAAAGCCCTGATAAAATACTGATTATCAGGGCTTTAGTTCTGTGGAGACGGAGAGATTCGAACTCTCGTCCAGTCAAGGAAACCAACGTGCTTTCTACATGCTTAGGTACTCTTAGGATTGTCGGGAATCAACCCGGTGTGTACCAGACCAAGCCTCATCCGTAGGTGCTTGTGTCTTACTCGGCCGTTAACACCATAAACCGAGCCAGCGCTGCGAGTCGATGCCTCCTGATCCAGCCAGCAGCACGTAGGCCGGGGAGACAATGGCTATTGCTTAATCCTCCGGATTAGGCAGCCATGGCGTAGTTATATTCGCCAGTTATTCTTGTGACGATTTGTTTGGGTCGGGAACTATCGACAACTCCCGGCATGCTTACCCGCGACCTCAGCAAGCTGTCAATTCCGGTCGTCCCCAAATGACTCCCGCTATGGGCGTGTATCATTAAACTACTCTGTGGGCAATTTAGTTCTGGCTCCGATACAATAATCTATAGCTTTTATGCTAACTTTATTAAACTAATTCGTCTTTAGTTAGTTATGCCGCTACCCGACTTCCTCTTCCTATCCGTATGTACAAATTCTAATGACTACCACGCCCTTCGAAACGAACCTCTATCAGCATCTGACCCCGTTTTTTGCGGAGCATGCATATGCGTTGCTGCCTGAAAAAAAACAGTATCGCCGAACAACGGCCATTGGGTTTCAGAACGTCCTTTTATCGCCATCGTTTTATGGCGAAGAAACCATGCTGGAGGTTAATTTTGGGTGTCGAAATGACCAGGTTGAACAGATAGCCCAGCAGTTTCTCAATAACCTGCCCGACTATCGGCCCGATGCCAATACGCTCATCGTTTCTATTGGTAAGTTTAACGGATTTCAGTATTTCCGCTACAAAGTCCATTCCGATGAGGAACTTGTCGACATCTGTGATCAGATCGAGCAGTTTTTTGCCACAAAGGGCTTTAATTTTCTGGACAATGCCTGTACGCTTTCTACCCTTGATCGGTTGCTGAACGAACACCCCAGCCAGCCCTGCCACTATGTTTATAATCAGGCGCACCGGTGCTATAAAGGCCTGATTGCTGCTCAACTCAATCATAATCCCCACTTCGACGGACTTATTGACAGTTACCGTCATCTGCTCATCCGCCAGACGCAGAACCCCTATGAGCAACTACACTTTGAGCGACTGATTTCTTATTTACAGCATTATTCGGCCAATTAAAGCTGTAGTAGCTCCTGTAGCTTACGGCTTCACAAACATAGCAATGGCCGTAGCCAAACCCGGAGTGAGGGGTAAATCGGGATCAGTGTAGGTTTTCAGATTAGCCATCTGGTCATTCCCTGAAATGTCTTTTAACGTATGGGTCATCTGATCAAATAGTACTAGTTTATCCGTTGGCCGGGCTGCTTTCAACTTTTCGGCATCGTCTACTTTCACCTGCATATCGCGTTTACCCTGAATAATCAGAACGGGTATCGTCAATGCTTTGAGCTGCTCAACGGGGTCGTATTTCATCCAGGCGATCATGTAGGGTTGTACGCTGGGTCGGAACATTTGCTTCACTGCGGGAATATTGGTTGGCAGCGTCGACAGTGTGAATCCCGCTTTTAGCGAATCAAGTGCCTTAAACGTCTGCTCTTTATCAACAGCACCCAATTGCAGACCAAGCTGTGTTTTCAGCTTGGATGCAATGTTATCACCTGATCCGGCTACAGATATAAACGCATCGGCATTGGCCCTTTTTGCGGCTACCATACCAATTAAGGAGCCTTCGCTATGTCCCAGCACGACTACTTTGGAGAATCGTCTATCCGACTTCAATTGCTGTAGAAAACCCACCGCATCGGTGATGTATGTATCAAAGCGCAAATCCTCTTCTTTTGCCGTCAAGAGGATACTCTTGCCCGAAAAACGCTTATCATATCGTGCTACAGCAATTCCTTTTCTTACCAGACTATCACTAAGCAGTTTATAGGTTCCTGCTTTTATCGTCCCCAGATTGGCGATCGGCATTGGACTGTTACCGTCTCGATCTGTTGGCCCCGAACCAGCAATGATCAAGACAACTGGTATTGGGATTTTGAGATTAGCCGGAAGTGCTAGTGTACCTCCAAGTGTGAATGAATCTGCTTTGAGTTGAATGGGTTCTTCGGATTGAGCCAGTACACGCAGGGCCGTAAGAATCAGAAAAATGGTGGAAAGCACTAAACGATTCATGGATTCAGAAATTAGTAGGACTGATTAGTTAAGCTGACGGGTCTTTTCCTGCCGAAAGTAGATGTAGGAATACACTACAGGAATGAGCAGCGTAATCATCATAATACCAACCACTACGCCTGCCGTATAGGGCATTGGCACAACGATAACCATCACGGCACTCAACAAGCCACCAGCAACCATCAGTCGTCCACCCATCTGGTGCGTTTTTCGCCAGACAATTTCATTGCCAAGCGTCCAGGGTGTACGAATACCAATAAACCAGTTGGGTTTGATCGTGGTCAGGTAGTTTCCGATGCCAGCCAGCATCAGACTAATCAGGGCGAGCAATAAACTCACCAGCATTTTCTGATTAGTCTGGTGACCGGCCATATACCACAGCCAACACGTAATGACAGCCATTGTCAGGGTGATGACAATGCGTATTTTTTGAAAGTTAGACGACTGAAGTTGCCTTTTAGGGTCGATCGCTGGTAGAAAGCGTAATAGAAGATATAGCAATACAGAAATCCCGCCCATTAATAAAGCAGCCATTTCTTTTCGCAACCAGTCGTCAGGCTTTCCGAGCAGGTCATAATGTATGGCTATTTCAGCAGGTAATTGATTCCAGATGATGCCCAGATAGATAAAGGGTGTTATCAACAATAGAATCAGAATAAGCTCAGTTACTGTGGAATTTGGTTTCATGATTGATAAGGGAGTTTAACGAATCTGTTTAGGTGCTTGTTCAGTTGCATTGGTAGCGGAAGCCGGGGATTCATTTTTTTGAAAACTCATGAGCCAGGCCAATAAATCATCGAGTACGGTCGTGTTCAGCGAATACGTGATAAACTGCCCCTGCTTTACGGATTCGACGAGGCCAGCCTGACGTAACAAGTCGAGGTGATGCGAAATGCTTGGCTTAGTCATATCGAATCGCTCGGCAATTTCACCTGCGTTAAGATCACCTTCGCGTAGCAGATCCAGTATCTGTCGGCGGGTTGGATCATTTAGGGCTTTAAAGAGGTTATTCATCAGCAAGAGCTTAAATAATTAGACAAATATCTAATTATTTATTTAGCCAACTATCTAATCACAAAAAAATGTGCAGAATTAATGATGATCGGTCCTTATAAAGAATGGAAGGTATTTAAAGCAATCGTCATTTCTTAATCACACTGATATTGCCGCTGCCTTCAATGTAACATGCTTTCACAGCTGACACTTCATCAATGCCCTGTTCCCGCAGCATACCCGTTAACTCTTCAGCTGAGATGAGTTCTTTTTTCATGTTTTGCCGTAACATAACCCCATCTTTAATCAATAAAACAGGATCAGGTTCTCCGATCTTGCTGAAGAATATTGACCTGTATCCCAACCAGTTGATGGCATAATCCCAGAAAACAAGCGTACCGACCAGTACAAACCCCTCAGTTACTGACTTGTACTCCCCCGCCATCGCATTCTGCGCAGCATCTGAAATAAGTGTGATTAATAGTAAATCGCTAATGCCCAGCTGACCAGCACCCCGCCTGAAAAACCGGATGTACAGAAAACAGAACCAGTATGTGAGTGTGCCCCGCAACAGGATCTCCCAGAGCGACAAACTGGGAACAAACATCTTTTCCCAATCAATAGACAGTACCAAAATCATCTTCATAACTCGAGTAGTAAAACAGAATGAATGCATCGCCACGGTCGGCTGTTGCCGTGCCACGGTCACTAATGATGTGCATAAAATCGTGGCACGGCAACGGCCGACCGTGGTGATGCATTCAGGTATTTTATAACTATGGCAGAGCGAACGCTACATATTGGTTTCCTTTTTTTGCCCCAAGTTTTGCACCTCCACAGGCAATTACTACAAATTGTTTTCCGGCCACCTGATACGTAGCGGGCGTAGCAAATCCAGCAGCTGGCAGATCAGTTTCCCAGAGTAGCTTGCCGGTTTTCTTATCAAAAGCCCTGAATTTCTCGTCTTTTGTAGCCGCAATAAACAACAGGCCACTTGCCGTTATAACCGGACCCCCATAGTTCTCCGTACCCGAATTGCGAATCCCTTTGGCTTTTAAGTCTTTGTCTTCCCCCAGCGGAATTTTCCACAAGTATTCTCCTGAATTAAGATTGATTGCATTAAGCGTGCCCCAGGGTGGTGCAATAGCCGGATATCCCTTGCTATCCTGAAACTTGTTATACCCTGTGATTTTATACGGCAGGTAAGGTTGCTTTACTTTCAGCATAGCAGCCGAACTACCCACCTCCTGCTTTTCATCACCGAACAAAAACGCCAGTAATGCCTGCTTTTCCTCCGCCGATAGTGCCGTAAACCCAGGCATCATCCCTTTGCCATTGCTCACAATCTGGGTCACATAAGGCCGGTCGCGTCGCTGGCCAATATCAATCAGCGACGGATAGCCGCTACGGGCGTTGCCTTTCCGTTCGGGACCGTGACAACTGATGCAGTTCTGGGAATATACCCGCTGGCCGGGACTAAGGTGCGCCAGTTCATCGTTCTTAGGCGCGTCAATCATCTTAAAAATCCACGGAACGTCGTTGGCATTGACGTACAGAATACCATCCGGATCAGCGGCTGCCCCACCCCATTCGGCACCGCCATCGGTGCCCGGAAACATCAGACTGCCTCGTTTACTAATCGGCTCAAAAAAGCGCTTACCTACCGAACGAAAAACGGTCAACAGCGAATCGCGGTCGCCCGAATGCGGATTTATATCTGCTTCGGTCATAGTCTGCCGCGCAAACGGGGCTGGCTTTTGCGGAACGGGCTGGGTTGGCCAGGTCATTTCGCCGGGAATATCCGATTTAGGTACAGGAACTTCCTTAATCGGAAACAGTGGCTTACCCGTAACCCGGTCAAAAACGTAAACAAAACCGGCCTTGGTGACCTGTGCAACAGCGTCTATTTTCCTGCCATTCTGAGTTACCGTAATCAAGTTGGGCGGAGCCGGAAAATCGCGATCCCAAACATCATGATGAACGGCCTGGAAATGCCAGAGTCGTTTACCTGTTTTGGCGTCAAGTGCCAGCAAACAGTTGGCAAACAGATTCTGGCCCAGTCGGTTTCCGCCATAAAAATCATAGGAAGCCGATCCGGTTGGCACGTACAGGATTCCCCGGCGACGGTCAACGGCCATCCCCGACCAGTTGTTTGCAGCACCAATATCAGGGTTTCTATAGGCTTCCTTAGGCCACGTATTGTAGCCATATTCGCCAGGATACGGAATGGTGCGGAACGTCCAGGTTAGTTTGCCGGTCCGAACGTTAAAGGCCCGAATATAACCTGGTGCACCGCCAACCTCTTCGGCAACCCGAACCGGCATCACAATTAAATCGCCAAAAAGTGTACCGGGTGTATTTGAGATCACGAACTTATCTTTGGCAGCTTCTCCCAGGCCTTCGTGGAGGTCGGCATGACCATTCTCGCCAAAGCTCGGAATGATCTTTCCAGTTCGGGCGTCGAGTGCATACAACAACGGTCCGACCGTATATAGTATGCGTTTCTCATCACCCGACTGCCAGTACGTAACCCCCCGACAGGTGCTATACCAGGTTTTGAGGGGGTCACCAGCTTTCCATATTTCTTTGCCGGTTGCCGCATCAAGCGCAAAAACCTGAACAGTAGGCGTAACGCCATATAAAACCCCATCAACAATAATCGGATTGGTCTGAATCTGACCACTATCTCTGGCTGCATAGGTCCAGGCTACTTTCAGCTTAGAAACGTTGTCGGGGGTAATTTGGCTGAGAGCCGAGAAATGATTTCGATCAGGTCCGCCAAGGTATTCGCTCCAGTTTGTATTATCGTTGGGCTTATCGTCAGTCAGGTTCGGCTTAAAATGGGACCAGCCAAACGCAAGTGCAGCCAGTGCACCAAGAGGTAAAAGCAGTCGTTTCATGTAGGAGCAGGAGTAGTTCAGCAAAGCTACATCAAAACGTAAACTTATCGAATGTCATCAAACCATCGTTTAAGCCTGTCAGGCGAATACCCGATTCCCCATAGGAACCCAATAGCCAGAAAAATACTGTTTGCCTTCCAGAAGCCCCATTTAGCTACACGCCGATCCGACGATTCCACGATTCGATTCACCTGACGAACGCGCCCAAACTGCACCAGTTTCAGTAACAGATCAGCTTCTTCCATAATGGGCATTGTGTCGGAATAGCCTCCTACAGTGGCAAACTGTTCACGGCGGCAAAAAATAACCTGATCGCCAAAAAGCAACCGTCCTCCCTTGAAAAAGAAGAGGTAGGGGCGGAATAATAACGGGGCGTAGTAAGTCTTGATGTAGTTATGAAACGAGGTCAGCCAACGGGTTGTCGTCGGACCACGCATGATGGAAATAAAACCACCCGCAGCCGTTTTTGGGTCTGCTAGTGTATGCAGAATGACTCGCAACGCATCGTCGGGTAAGGTTGTATCGGCATGGAGGAAGCATAGGATATCGCCGGATGCTTTGGCAGCACCGATATTCATCTGATGAGCCCGCCCTACCTGCGTACTCTGGAGCACACGCAACGCCCGGAAGCAGGGGCGCGTGGCTTCCGCTAATTGGCGGGTTCGATCCGTACTGCCTCCATCAACGACAATGATTTCGAGCGGCTCCGGACACAATCGCTGCAACAGCCGCAAGGTGCGTGGTAGCGTCTTTTCTTCATTAAGGGTTGGAATGATGATGGAGACATTGGGCATAGGCTTACTAAACCAATCCTGAGCAATACAGTTTATCGATTGGCATAAGAAATATCAATCATCTATCTATCATTCATCCCCTATCCTTCCCTATCGTGTTCCGGTTTATTCCTACTATTCTTCTAAAACAGTTATTTACCCGTAATAGCCTCCGCAATACCCCTGATGGTTTTACGTTTTCGCTTAAAAATCGTCTAGCTGATGAGCAATTTACGGGTCTGCAACGAGCACGTATCGACGGACGCGAGTACCCAGCCGAAGCGTTTACGTTAAAGCCTGATGGTGCCCTACCCGTGGCACTCACTAGTATTTCTGCACAGAACCCATTCGCTTTCCCGCTACGGCAATCCGTGCAGGTTCGGGCGATTACCCAACCGCTGGAACCCGGCAAACATACACTCGAAATCACGCTCCATACACAACCGTTTGGAACCATTACACTGCTTGTCGAGGACGAATTACAACCCGACGAACCGACCACTGGCAACCAGTCGCAACCCGCTATTCCGCGTGACCGGGTCAATGATTATTCAACAGATGCGATCAGCCAACGACGCCAGTTCCTGACTGAATTCTCTCAAACGCTTCCTGAACATCTCATTCAGAACTCGTTCGATCCGGCTCGTGTCCAGCAGAATTGCGAAAGTTTTGTGGGAGTAGCACAGGTTCCTATTGGTATAGCTGGCCCGTTACGCGTAAATGGCGAACAGGCCCAGGGCGACTTCCTGATACCACTGGCCACTACGGAAGGAACGCTGGTAGCAAGCTATAATCGGGGAATAAAACTCATCAACCTAAGCGGTGGTGTCCTCTGCACTGTTCAGGATGGCGCGATGCAACGGGCGCCTGTATTTGAGTTTGCCGACGCTCGGCAGGCCCGTACTTTTGTACACTGGCTGGAAGGTCAGC comes from Spirosoma aureum and encodes:
- a CDS encoding SdpI family protein encodes the protein MKPNSTVTELILILLLITPFIYLGIIWNQLPAEIAIHYDLLGKPDDWLRKEMAALLMGGISVLLYLLLRFLPAIDPKRQLQSSNFQKIRIVITLTMAVITCWLWYMAGHQTNQKMLVSLLLALISLMLAGIGNYLTTIKPNWFIGIRTPWTLGNEIVWRKTHQMGGRLMVAGGLLSAVMVIVVPMPYTAGVVVGIMMITLLIPVVYSYIYFRQEKTRQLN
- a CDS encoding outer membrane protein assembly factor BamB family protein translates to MKRLLLPLGALAALAFGWSHFKPNLTDDKPNDNTNWSEYLGGPDRNHFSALSQITPDNVSKLKVAWTYAARDSGQIQTNPIIVDGVLYGVTPTVQVFALDAATGKEIWKAGDPLKTWYSTCRGVTYWQSGDEKRILYTVGPLLYALDARTGKIIPSFGENGHADLHEGLGEAAKDKFVISNTPGTLFGDLIVMPVRVAEEVGGAPGYIRAFNVRTGKLTWTFRTIPYPGEYGYNTWPKEAYRNPDIGAANNWSGMAVDRRRGILYVPTGSASYDFYGGNRLGQNLFANCLLALDAKTGKRLWHFQAVHHDVWDRDFPAPPNLITVTQNGRKIDAVAQVTKAGFVYVFDRVTGKPLFPIKEVPVPKSDIPGEMTWPTQPVPQKPAPFARQTMTEADINPHSGDRDSLLTVFRSVGKRFFEPISKRGSLMFPGTDGGAEWGGAAADPDGILYVNANDVPWIFKMIDAPKNDELAHLSPGQRVYSQNCISCHGPERKGNARSGYPSLIDIGQRRDRPYVTQIVSNGKGMMPGFTALSAEEKQALLAFLFGDEKQEVGSSAAMLKVKQPYLPYKITGYNKFQDSKGYPAIAPPWGTLNAINLNSGEYLWKIPLGEDKDLKAKGIRNSGTENYGGPVITASGLLFIAATKDEKFRAFDKKTGKLLWETDLPAAGFATPATYQVAGKQFVVIACGGAKLGAKKGNQYVAFALP
- a CDS encoding alpha/beta hydrolase, producing MNRLVLSTIFLILTALRVLAQSEEPIQLKADSFTLGGTLALPANLKIPIPVVLIIAGSGPTDRDGNSPMPIANLGTIKAGTYKLLSDSLVRKGIAVARYDKRFSGKSILLTAKEEDLRFDTYITDAVGFLQQLKSDRRFSKVVVLGHSEGSLIGMVAAKRANADAFISVAGSGDNIASKLKTQLGLQLGAVDKEQTFKALDSLKAGFTLSTLPTNIPAVKQMFRPSVQPYMIAWMKYDPVEQLKALTIPVLIIQGKRDMQVKVDDAEKLKAARPTDKLVLFDQMTHTLKDISGNDQMANLKTYTDPDLPLTPGLATAIAMFVKP
- a CDS encoding autorepressor SdpR family transcription factor; this encodes MNNLFKALNDPTRRQILDLLREGDLNAGEIAERFDMTKPSISHHLDLLRQAGLVESVKQGQFITYSLNTTVLDDLLAWLMSFQKNESPASATNATEQAPKQIR
- a CDS encoding TIGR04283 family arsenosugar biosynthesis glycosyltransferase; this translates as MPNVSIIIPTLNEEKTLPRTLRLLQRLCPEPLEIIVVDGGSTDRTRQLAEATRPCFRALRVLQSTQVGRAHQMNIGAAKASGDILCFLHADTTLPDDALRVILHTLADPKTAAGGFISIMRGPTTTRWLTSFHNYIKTYYAPLLFRPYLFFFKGGRLLFGDQVIFCRREQFATVGGYSDTMPIMEEADLLLKLVQFGRVRQVNRIVESSDRRVAKWGFWKANSIFLAIGFLWGIGYSPDRLKRWFDDIR
- a CDS encoding DUF421 domain-containing protein yields the protein MKMILVLSIDWEKMFVPSLSLWEILLRGTLTYWFCFLYIRFFRRGAGQLGISDLLLITLISDAAQNAMAGEYKSVTEGFVLVGTLVFWDYAINWLGYRSIFFSKIGEPDPVLLIKDGVMLRQNMKKELISAEELTGMLREQGIDEVSAVKACYIEGSGNISVIKK
- a CDS encoding hydroxymethylglutaryl-CoA reductase yields the protein MFRFIPTILLKQLFTRNSLRNTPDGFTFSLKNRLADEQFTGLQRARIDGREYPAEAFTLKPDGALPVALTSISAQNPFAFPLRQSVQVRAITQPLEPGKHTLEITLHTQPFGTITLLVEDELQPDEPTTGNQSQPAIPRDRVNDYSTDAISQRRQFLTEFSQTLPEHLIQNSFDPARVQQNCESFVGVAQVPIGIAGPLRVNGEQAQGDFLIPLATTEGTLVASYNRGIKLINLSGGVLCTVQDGAMQRAPVFEFADARQARTFVHWLEGQQRELAAEAEATSCFAKLRYVDTYLNGKLAFLRFGYETGDAAGQNMVSKATLAACNYILQEYGLLSPGSIEHFFLESNMATDKKPSQLNILRTRGKRVTAEVRIPRALLIRELQVEPEQLVHHARIGDVGARLAGTNNNGLHSANGLAALFIATGQDVACLAESSAAITYSEITPEGDLYGSITLPSLVVGTVGGGTGLPTQRECLELMGCYGTGKVNKFAEIVAGVIAAGELSLAAAISSLDWVSSHDATRNKAI